One Elusimicrobiota bacterium DNA window includes the following coding sequences:
- a CDS encoding Fic family protein: MNTQEKLKIIQKFTGLTQTKLAERFGVSFAAFNSWWTGKSMPRPKALLAIDELFLEVTGQKLIPSEQLTAKKQALTKKSSEHKSVITEIINNPDIQDAFMLKLTYNTNCIEGSTLTEPDTAAILFDNAALPNKSLIEQLEVKNHQAALNYLFDYILKQGQINEKLILRLHGMLMNGIRPDAGAYRNHAVRILGVNLPTANYLKVPDLVPIVLNGANKQLKDVVASAALIHSQFEQIHPFSDGNGRIGRLLMSAMLLKANLAPAIIKQKNKQLYYTFLNKVQTKQDQSQLEDFLCDAITDGFRILERIDIK, translated from the coding sequence ATGAATACACAAGAAAAATTAAAAATTATCCAAAAATTCACCGGTCTTACCCAAACCAAACTAGCTGAAAGATTCGGAGTATCTTTTGCCGCTTTTAACAGTTGGTGGACAGGCAAGTCAATGCCCCGGCCAAAAGCGCTTTTGGCTATTGATGAGTTATTTTTGGAAGTAACGGGACAAAAATTAATTCCATCAGAACAACTCACGGCAAAAAAACAAGCGCTGACCAAGAAATCAAGCGAACATAAAAGTGTCATTACTGAAATTATAAACAACCCTGACATTCAGGACGCTTTTATGTTAAAACTCACCTACAACACCAATTGTATTGAAGGAAGCACGCTCACGGAACCGGATACAGCTGCTATTCTCTTTGATAATGCCGCTCTGCCGAATAAAAGCCTGATAGAACAGCTAGAAGTTAAAAACCATCAAGCCGCCCTCAATTATCTTTTTGACTATATTTTAAAGCAAGGACAGATAAACGAAAAACTAATCTTAAGGCTTCACGGTATGCTAATGAACGGCATCCGCCCGGATGCCGGAGCATATCGCAATCATGCGGTTAGGATTTTAGGCGTCAATTTGCCAACAGCTAATTATCTGAAGGTTCCTGATTTAGTTCCTATTGTGTTAAACGGGGCAAATAAACAATTGAAGGATGTCGTTGCTTCAGCGGCTTTAATCCATAGCCAATTTGAGCAAATTCACCCTTTTTCTGATGGCAATGGCCGTATCGGCAGGTTGTTAATGAGCGCTATGCTCTTAAAAGCTAATCTGGCTCCGGCAATAATCAAACAAAAAAATAAACAACTTTACTATACCTTCCTTAACAAGGTTCAA